One Aerococcus urinaeequi DNA segment encodes these proteins:
- a CDS encoding glutathione peroxidase gives MMTIYDYTVKDANGHDKNLADYEGDLLLIVNTATKCGLASQLEGLEDLHQKYQREGFKVLGFPSNSFMQEPEDGKGAAEACALNFGTSFPMFDKVSVNGPKTIPLFSYLKKASGNGLVKWNYTKFLVDRQGNFIKRYAPTTEPADIEADIQDNL, from the coding sequence ATGATGACTATCTATGATTACACTGTAAAAGATGCTAATGGGCATGATAAAAACCTAGCGGATTATGAAGGGGACTTGTTGTTGATTGTAAATACAGCAACTAAATGTGGACTAGCGTCTCAATTAGAAGGACTTGAAGACTTACACCAAAAATATCAACGTGAGGGCTTTAAGGTACTTGGATTCCCTTCAAATTCATTCATGCAAGAACCTGAGGATGGTAAAGGGGCTGCAGAAGCATGCGCACTAAACTTTGGCACTTCATTTCCTATGTTCGATAAGGTATCCGTAAACGGACCTAAAACAATACCATTATTTTCGTATCTGAAAAAAGCATCTGGTAATGGTCTAGTAAAATGGAATTACACTAAATTTTTAGTAGACCGGCAAGGCAACTTTATTAAACGGTATGCCCCAACAACAGAACCCGCAGATATTGAAGCAGATATCCAAGATAACTTGTAG